The following are encoded together in the Actinoplanes sp. N902-109 genome:
- a CDS encoding cation-translocating P-type ATPase: MTRQIELEIGGMTCAACANRIEKKLNRLDGVTATVNYATEKARATVPDVMTAAELIAVVEKTGYTAAEPTAETVAETRAADPLTTRLVLSAVLSIPVILLAMVPAWQFDYWQWLSLTLAAPVVCYGGWPFHRSAFVNLRHGAATMDTLVSLGTLAAFLWSLWALFLGDAGMPGMTHPFTLRAGAEGDAIYLEAAAGVTTFLLTGRWAEARAKRRAGDALRSLLEMGAKTVTLPDGREVPVDQLRPGDLFLVRPGQLIATDGEVTEGSSAVDRSLITGESVPVEVAEGDAVTGGTVNAGGRLIVRATRVGADTQLAQMARLVEEAQAGKAAVQRLADRISGVFVPTVVALALGTLGYWLGSGAGPAAAFTAAVAVLIIACPCALGLATPTALLVGTGRGAQLGILIRGVEALESVRRVDTIVLDKTGTVTTGLMTVREVVPEPGRDADEVLLLAGAVEAASEHPLGRAITRAARARGDLQPVADFQATAGVGVRGTVAGELVEVARGSGATAQTWVEVRVAGALQGRLALSDAVRPESAPAIARFRRLGLTPVLATGDAQAVAERVAAEIGVTEVVAEVLPAGKVDVVKQLQAAGRVVAMVGDGVNDAAALAQADLGIAMGAGTDVAIEASDLTLMRDDLSAAVDAVRLSRRTVQIIHGNLFWAFAYNVAGLPLAAAGLLNPMIAGAAMAFSSIFVVANSLRLRRFR; the protein is encoded by the coding sequence ATGACCCGGCAGATCGAGCTTGAGATCGGTGGCATGACGTGCGCCGCGTGCGCCAACCGGATCGAGAAGAAGCTGAACCGGCTCGACGGCGTGACGGCCACGGTCAACTACGCCACCGAGAAGGCGCGGGCCACCGTCCCGGACGTGATGACCGCGGCCGAGCTGATCGCCGTCGTCGAGAAGACCGGCTACACCGCCGCCGAGCCGACGGCTGAGACCGTCGCCGAGACCCGAGCGGCGGACCCGTTGACCACCCGGCTGGTGCTCTCGGCCGTGCTGAGCATTCCGGTGATCCTGCTGGCGATGGTGCCGGCCTGGCAGTTCGATTACTGGCAGTGGCTGTCGCTGACCCTGGCCGCGCCCGTCGTCTGCTACGGAGGGTGGCCGTTCCACCGGTCGGCGTTCGTCAACCTGCGGCACGGCGCGGCCACCATGGACACCCTAGTGTCGCTCGGCACGCTCGCCGCGTTCCTCTGGTCGCTGTGGGCGCTGTTCCTGGGCGACGCGGGCATGCCCGGCATGACTCACCCGTTCACGCTGCGTGCCGGCGCCGAGGGCGATGCGATCTATCTGGAGGCCGCCGCCGGGGTCACCACGTTCCTGCTGACCGGCCGCTGGGCTGAGGCGCGCGCCAAGCGGCGCGCCGGTGACGCGCTGCGCTCCCTGCTGGAGATGGGCGCGAAGACCGTCACGCTGCCCGACGGCCGCGAGGTCCCGGTCGACCAGCTGCGGCCCGGCGACCTTTTCCTGGTACGGCCGGGCCAGCTGATCGCCACCGACGGTGAGGTGACGGAGGGCTCGTCGGCCGTCGACCGCAGCCTGATCACGGGTGAGTCGGTGCCGGTCGAGGTGGCCGAGGGTGATGCCGTCACGGGCGGCACCGTGAACGCGGGCGGCCGGCTGATCGTCCGCGCCACCAGGGTCGGCGCGGACACCCAGCTCGCCCAGATGGCCCGGCTCGTCGAGGAGGCGCAGGCCGGGAAGGCGGCGGTGCAGCGGCTGGCCGACCGCATCTCCGGGGTCTTCGTCCCGACCGTCGTCGCGCTGGCACTGGGCACGCTGGGTTACTGGCTGGGCTCGGGCGCCGGCCCGGCCGCCGCTTTCACCGCGGCCGTGGCCGTGCTGATCATCGCCTGTCCCTGTGCGCTCGGCCTGGCCACGCCGACGGCGCTGCTGGTCGGCACGGGCCGCGGCGCCCAGCTGGGCATCCTCATCCGCGGTGTGGAGGCGCTGGAGTCGGTGCGCCGGGTCGACACGATCGTGCTGGACAAGACCGGCACCGTCACCACGGGCCTCATGACGGTGCGCGAGGTCGTGCCGGAACCCGGCCGGGATGCGGACGAGGTGCTGCTGCTCGCCGGGGCGGTCGAGGCCGCGTCCGAACATCCGCTGGGCCGGGCCATCACCCGGGCCGCCCGCGCCCGGGGCGACCTCCAGCCGGTCGCGGACTTCCAGGCCACCGCGGGCGTCGGGGTCCGCGGCACGGTGGCCGGCGAGCTGGTCGAGGTCGCTCGCGGCTCCGGCGCCACCGCTCAGACCTGGGTCGAGGTGCGCGTCGCCGGCGCGCTGCAGGGCCGGCTCGCGCTTTCCGACGCGGTACGCCCGGAGAGCGCCCCCGCCATCGCCCGCTTCCGCCGCCTGGGCCTGACCCCGGTGCTGGCCACCGGCGACGCGCAGGCGGTCGCGGAACGGGTGGCGGCCGAGATCGGCGTCACCGAGGTGGTCGCGGAGGTACTGCCCGCGGGCAAGGTCGACGTGGTGAAGCAGCTGCAGGCGGCCGGCCGGGTGGTGGCGATGGTCGGCGACGGCGTGAACGACGCGGCAGCGCTGGCGCAGGCCGATCTCGGCATCGCCATGGGCGCCGGCACGGACGTGGCGATCGAAGCCTCCGACCTGACCCTGATGCGTGACGACCTGTCCGCGGCGGTTGACGCCGTGCGGTTGTCCCGGCGCACCGTGCAGATCATCCACGGCAACCTGTTCTGGGCCTTCGCCTACAACGTGGCCGGGCTGCCGCTCGCCGCCGCGGGCCTGCTCAACCCGATGATCGCGGGCGCGGCGATGGCGTTCAGCTCGATCTTCGTGGTCGCCAACAGCCTGCGCCTGCGTCGCTTCCGCTGA
- a CDS encoding TetR/AcrR family transcriptional regulator C-terminal domain-containing protein — protein sequence MKGLTRAVLIQTGLRLLDEVGLDGLSVRRLATELGVQSPALYWHVKTKQDLLDGIANEIILRAGMGPPEPGEEWPDWLRRRSRAYRKSLLATRDGARVVSSAARSDETTRRFEAELAAMVERGFTPLLAFRTIMTLSSYITGHVLQEQQIPAGPGAAGWAKAQAELFEHGLEVILAGTRSRLTAAP from the coding sequence GTGAAGGGGCTCACCCGTGCGGTACTGATCCAGACCGGGCTGCGCCTGCTCGATGAGGTCGGCCTCGACGGGTTGAGCGTGCGGCGGCTGGCTACCGAGCTCGGGGTGCAGTCGCCGGCCCTCTACTGGCACGTGAAGACGAAGCAGGACCTGCTCGACGGCATCGCGAACGAGATCATCCTGCGGGCCGGCATGGGTCCGCCGGAGCCCGGTGAGGAGTGGCCGGACTGGCTGCGCCGGCGCTCCCGGGCGTACCGGAAATCCCTGCTGGCCACCCGCGACGGCGCGCGCGTCGTGTCGTCCGCCGCGCGCAGCGACGAGACCACGCGGCGTTTCGAGGCGGAGCTGGCGGCGATGGTCGAGCGGGGGTTCACGCCGCTGCTGGCGTTCCGCACGATCATGACGTTGAGCAGCTACATCACCGGGCATGTCCTGCAGGAGCAGCAGATCCCGGCCGGGCCCGGCGCGGCCGGGTGGGCGAAAGCCCAGGCGGAGTTGTTCGAGCACGGCCTCGAAGTGATCCTCGCGGGGACGCGGTCGCGGCTGACCGCGGCGCCATAG
- a CDS encoding alpha/beta fold hydrolase, translated as MRATAIDGSTAEAVDEGLGTPILVIHGGMGDPASWQRVTDRLRSRFRTVRLHRRQYRLDLPRPITMADEVEHVAAITAELDRPVLVGHSSGAVVALEALVADPSAYAGAVLYEPPVVIGAPLGGPAMATARAQLDGGNPGKALATFLHEVVGMPTVTATTAGFVMGRSRYRDRIVRQLDDNDQLDALGVRLPHYARLDHPVLLIGGSKSPAHLGRRLDALAGVLPNARRLLMHGQGHNAEMRAPDRLATAITTFMDETARR; from the coding sequence ATGAGAGCGACGGCGATCGACGGTTCGACGGCGGAGGCGGTGGACGAGGGACTGGGTACGCCCATCCTCGTCATCCACGGCGGCATGGGCGACCCGGCCTCCTGGCAACGGGTGACCGACCGGCTCCGCTCCCGCTTCCGCACCGTCCGGCTGCACCGGCGGCAATACCGGCTCGACCTGCCCCGCCCGATCACCATGGCCGACGAGGTGGAGCACGTCGCCGCCATCACCGCCGAGCTCGACCGGCCGGTGCTGGTCGGCCACTCCTCCGGCGCGGTGGTCGCGTTGGAAGCGCTGGTGGCGGACCCCTCGGCGTACGCGGGAGCGGTCCTCTACGAACCCCCCGTCGTCATCGGCGCACCCTTGGGCGGCCCAGCCATGGCCACCGCCCGCGCTCAGCTCGACGGCGGCAACCCGGGCAAGGCGCTGGCCACCTTCCTGCACGAGGTCGTCGGCATGCCGACGGTCACGGCCACAACGGCCGGCTTCGTCATGGGCCGCAGCCGCTACCGCGACCGCATCGTCCGCCAGCTCGACGACAACGACCAGCTCGACGCGCTCGGCGTGCGCCTGCCCCACTACGCGCGGCTCGACCACCCCGTCCTGCTCATCGGCGGCAGCAAGTCCCCGGCCCATCTCGGTCGGCGCCTGGACGCCCTGGCCGGGGTGCTGCCCAACGCCCGCCGCCTGCTGATGCACGGCCAGGGTCACAACGCGGAGATGCGCGCCCCCGACCGCCTGGCCACTGCCATCACCACGTTCATGGACGAGACCGCCCGTCGCTGA
- a CDS encoding MFS transporter, with the protein MSRRAAYGLLAAEAVSVIGTRMSVVAVPWFVLQTTGDALMTGVTAFVEMGALVLARVLGGPLVDRIGPRVASAGGDLIAGLVLGLVPLLHAVGLLAFPVLLVLIGLAGLFRGPADNAKVAMVPDVAAAAGWSNERAAGLTDSVMRLGSLIGAPLGGVLIAVISAPQVIALDAVSFLVAAALVTTVVRVRSADQPAEGPRQRHRPGGYFADLAEGLRFVRRDPLLRAIVAMVVLTNLLDQALTAVLVPVWAAGRFHDATPVGLVFGSLSVGAFAGSLLVSAYGSRLPRWRTYALAFLLGAVPRIFVLVLPVGLPVLAGVTLVCGVLIGAINPLLSAAEFERIPAGLRARVLGAVGGLAWAGIPLGGLVGGLLAAWLGATGGIVVVGAGYLLVTLDPFVRRRAWQQLDRGAAPAGPVLVSDGRSRP; encoded by the coding sequence ATGAGCAGGCGGGCGGCCTACGGGCTGCTCGCCGCCGAGGCGGTTTCGGTCATCGGCACCCGGATGTCGGTCGTGGCGGTGCCCTGGTTCGTGTTGCAGACCACCGGTGATGCCCTGATGACCGGGGTCACCGCTTTCGTCGAGATGGGTGCCCTGGTCCTGGCGCGGGTGCTCGGTGGGCCGCTGGTCGACCGGATCGGACCGCGGGTGGCCAGCGCGGGTGGCGACCTGATCGCCGGGCTGGTGCTCGGTCTGGTGCCGCTGCTGCACGCCGTCGGCCTGCTCGCCTTTCCGGTCCTGCTCGTGCTGATCGGTCTCGCCGGGCTGTTCCGCGGGCCGGCGGACAACGCGAAAGTGGCGATGGTGCCGGATGTCGCGGCGGCGGCCGGATGGAGCAACGAGCGCGCCGCCGGGCTGACCGACAGCGTGATGCGGCTGGGATCGCTGATCGGAGCGCCGCTGGGCGGGGTGCTGATCGCCGTGATCAGCGCACCCCAGGTCATCGCGCTGGACGCGGTCAGCTTCCTGGTCGCCGCCGCACTGGTGACGACGGTGGTCCGGGTTCGATCCGCCGATCAGCCGGCCGAGGGACCTCGGCAGCGGCACCGGCCCGGCGGGTATTTCGCCGACCTCGCAGAGGGGCTGCGGTTCGTCCGGCGGGATCCGTTGCTGCGCGCCATCGTCGCGATGGTGGTGCTGACCAACCTGCTCGACCAGGCCTTGACCGCGGTCCTCGTGCCGGTGTGGGCAGCCGGGCGCTTCCACGATGCCACGCCCGTCGGGCTGGTGTTCGGCTCGCTGAGCGTGGGGGCCTTCGCCGGGTCGCTGCTGGTGTCGGCGTACGGCAGCCGGCTGCCGCGGTGGCGTACGTATGCCCTCGCCTTCCTGCTCGGCGCCGTACCGCGGATCTTCGTGCTGGTGCTGCCGGTGGGTCTGCCCGTCCTCGCGGGGGTGACGCTGGTCTGCGGGGTGCTGATCGGAGCCATCAATCCGCTGCTGTCCGCGGCCGAGTTCGAGCGGATCCCGGCCGGGTTGCGGGCCCGGGTGCTGGGCGCGGTCGGCGGCCTGGCCTGGGCCGGCATCCCCCTCGGTGGCCTGGTGGGCGGGCTGCTCGCGGCGTGGCTGGGCGCGACCGGCGGCATCGTCGTGGTGGGAGCCGGCTATCTGCTGGTCACCCTGGACCCGTTCGTCCGGCGGCGGGCCTGGCAGCAGCTCGACCGCGGGGCCGCGCCCGCCGGTCCGGTGCTGGTCAGCGACGGGCGGTCTCGTCCATGA
- a CDS encoding winged helix-turn-helix domain-containing protein, whose product MTGDPGKPGYDSAQDVVLDARTLRGVAHPLRLRLLGSLRHEGPQTATQLAARFGESSAATSYHLRTLAAHGFVADAPELGRGRERFWRAVHRSTWYDVPGPDAPERELGAAYLRTVARMYAENIERSVDELADGPHEWARVASMSDLTLTLSAAETKQLADDMMALLVRYRDRAAERTGEDAERLAVTTQFQILPRRGRGEAPPPARPAAAPASEAGA is encoded by the coding sequence ATGACTGGCGATCCCGGTAAGCCTGGTTACGACTCCGCCCAGGACGTCGTCCTGGACGCCCGGACACTGCGGGGCGTCGCGCATCCCCTGCGGCTGCGGCTGCTCGGCTCGCTGCGGCACGAGGGTCCGCAGACCGCCACTCAGCTGGCCGCCCGCTTCGGCGAGTCCAGCGCCGCGACCAGCTACCACCTGCGCACCCTGGCCGCCCACGGCTTCGTCGCCGACGCGCCCGAGCTGGGCCGGGGCCGGGAGCGGTTCTGGCGGGCCGTGCACCGTTCGACCTGGTACGACGTTCCCGGCCCGGACGCGCCGGAACGCGAGCTCGGCGCGGCCTACCTGCGCACGGTGGCCCGGATGTACGCCGAGAACATCGAGCGCTCGGTCGATGAGCTGGCCGACGGGCCGCACGAGTGGGCGCGGGTGGCCTCGATGAGCGACCTCACGCTGACCCTGTCCGCCGCCGAGACCAAGCAGCTGGCCGACGACATGATGGCGCTGCTGGTGCGCTACCGGGACCGAGCCGCGGAGCGGACCGGCGAGGACGCGGAGCGGCTGGCGGTGACCACACAGTTCCAGATCCTGCCGCGCCGGGGCCGGGGGGAAGCGCCGCCGCCCGCCCGCCCGGCTGCCGCACCGGCGTCCGAGGCGGGGGCATGA
- a CDS encoding NAD-glutamate dehydrogenase produces the protein MPETDEAASDASLEAADPLLDFGPGPGLALTGRLGTSDDELDEPLPNAERLVAQAVALAGEDHTTATLVDRFWRFAPDEELVGYTPQEMFDAAREHRELATARLPGELKLAISAPCPDQPHTVISIVTDDMPFLVDSVTALLTAHQLQVHLLVHPLIVVRREPLGALAQVEANVEPDDAIEGDLVESWIRVEIDPVRTEEAREQLHNALRRVLTDVRDAVDDWPRMRQRALVIADELAAARGSDRKLPVPDKDVTDSIELLKWLAHDHFTFLGYREYQLGEGGDSDLLTAVTGTGLGILRSDQSTPRKLSSMAPEAHQRALEKRLLIITKANSRATVHRSAYLDYIGVKVFNDRGEVCGERRFLGLFSSSAYRTSVRELPVVRRKVMEVLDRSGLSPRGHSGKDLLQILETYPRDELFQIKTDDLYEAVVGVLRMAGRRQLRLFLRRDGYGRFISCLIYLPRDRFTTGNRQAMQEILLRELNGIGVDYTTRVTERMLARVHFIVRTDPSDPPGGIDPNTLAEMLADATRMWDDDFSLVLERKLGEEPAKELFQRYTAAFPDSYKDGHTPYEAVQDIAKLELLEESGQLEMHLYRKRRLNREGCAEPDDTDVRFKVFRYGEPMMLSAVLPVLHSLGVRVVDERPYEVRRQDGTVYLYDFGLLPPESHPELAEVRPQVENAFAAAWQNEAEVDGFNELVLRAGLTWRQVVVLRAYAKYQRQTGAVFSQRYVESTFIAYPEIARLLLRLFETRFSPRLQIGEQERARRADDLVEQIGTLLDGVDSLDQDRILRSYLTLINATLRTSFFQRGGDARPKSYVAFKLDPTAIPDLPQPRPKFEIFVYSPRFEGVHLRFGAVARGGLRWSDRREDFRTEVLGLVKAQMVKNAVIVPVGAKGGFVLKQKPGDRDEAVECYKLFISALLDVTDNILSGKIVPPGDVVRHDGDDPYLVVAADKGTATFSDIANEISVRREFWMGDAFASGGSAGYDHKKMGITARGAWESVKKHFRDLGTDTQSQDFTVVGVGDMSGDVFGNGMLLSEHIRLVAAFDHRHIFLDPEPDAATSYAERRRLFDLPRSSWADYDTALISAGGGVYPRSAKSIPVSPQIRAALGLGDATAVSPAELMRAILAAPVDLLWNGGIGTYVKAAGETHADVGDKANDAIRVNGRDVRAKVVGEGGNLGLTQRGRIEYARGGGPVDASGNPAGGRVFTDFIDNSAGVDCSDHEVNIKILLGGAVTDGELSLPERDELLAAMTDEVAALVLRDNYEQATALGNARQQAHSLLPVHRRMLVSLEQSGQLNRELEALPTDKELAARYEAGEGLTPPEFAVLLAYVKISLERQVLADPIVDEEWTHDVLARYFPTPLRDRFAARMSGHRLRREIISTTLVNEVVNRGGTSFVFRAMEESGASAADVIRAYVVVREVYGLADLWRAAEQLDNKVPTFAQTLVYLETRRLLDRAVRWLVSNRRSPLDVAGEIDRLRAGVAGLLSDLPTVVQGTERRSLEAHVDMLVGNGVPEGLARGVARVVYGFGMLDILETAKSTGLPATEVADVYFVISERFNIDVLLSHISRLPRGDRWQTLARMALRYDLYSALAGLTAEVLQSTSPGGTPEDRVSEWEQVNAASIARAGNAMGDVAETPVDLAALSVLLRQIRTLVKTSAAG, from the coding sequence ATGCCTGAAACCGATGAGGCAGCCAGCGATGCGAGTCTTGAGGCGGCGGATCCGCTGCTCGACTTCGGTCCCGGCCCCGGTCTCGCTCTGACGGGCCGGCTCGGCACGTCCGACGACGAGCTGGACGAGCCGCTGCCCAATGCCGAGCGTCTCGTCGCGCAGGCGGTTGCGCTGGCCGGTGAGGATCACACCACCGCGACGCTGGTCGATCGGTTCTGGCGGTTCGCCCCCGACGAGGAGCTCGTCGGCTACACCCCGCAGGAGATGTTCGACGCTGCCCGCGAGCACCGCGAGCTGGCCACCGCCCGGCTGCCCGGGGAGCTCAAGCTCGCCATCAGCGCGCCCTGCCCGGATCAGCCGCACACGGTCATCTCGATCGTCACCGACGACATGCCGTTCCTGGTCGACTCGGTCACCGCGCTGCTGACCGCCCACCAGTTGCAGGTGCACCTGCTGGTGCACCCGTTGATCGTGGTGCGCCGCGAGCCGCTGGGGGCGCTCGCCCAGGTCGAGGCCAATGTCGAGCCCGACGACGCGATCGAGGGCGACCTGGTCGAGAGCTGGATCCGCGTCGAGATCGACCCGGTGCGCACCGAGGAGGCGCGCGAGCAGCTGCACAACGCGCTGCGCCGGGTGCTGACCGACGTGCGCGACGCGGTCGACGACTGGCCCCGGATGCGGCAGCGGGCCCTGGTGATCGCCGACGAGCTGGCCGCCGCCCGTGGTTCCGACCGCAAGCTGCCGGTGCCCGACAAGGACGTCACCGACTCCATCGAGTTGCTCAAGTGGCTCGCGCACGACCATTTCACCTTCCTCGGCTACCGGGAATACCAACTGGGCGAGGGCGGCGACAGTGACTTGCTCACCGCGGTGACCGGCACCGGGCTCGGCATCCTGCGCAGCGATCAGAGCACGCCGCGCAAGCTGTCGTCGATGGCTCCCGAGGCCCACCAGCGCGCGCTGGAGAAGCGGCTGCTGATCATCACCAAGGCCAACTCCCGCGCCACCGTGCACCGCTCGGCCTATCTGGACTACATCGGCGTCAAGGTCTTCAACGACCGCGGTGAGGTGTGCGGCGAGCGGCGCTTCCTGGGCCTGTTCTCCAGCTCCGCCTATCGCACCAGCGTGCGCGAGCTGCCGGTGGTCCGGCGCAAGGTGATGGAGGTGCTCGACCGGTCCGGCCTCTCCCCGCGCGGGCACTCCGGCAAGGATCTCCTGCAGATCCTGGAGACCTATCCGCGGGACGAGCTCTTCCAGATCAAGACCGATGACCTGTACGAGGCAGTGGTCGGCGTCCTGCGCATGGCCGGCCGCCGGCAGCTGCGGTTGTTCCTGCGCCGCGACGGCTACGGGCGGTTCATCTCCTGCCTGATCTACCTGCCCCGGGACCGTTTCACCACCGGCAACCGCCAGGCCATGCAGGAGATCCTGCTGCGCGAGCTGAACGGCATCGGGGTCGACTACACGACCCGGGTGACCGAGCGGATGCTGGCGCGGGTGCACTTCATCGTGCGCACCGACCCCTCGGACCCGCCGGGTGGCATCGACCCCAACACGCTGGCCGAGATGCTGGCCGACGCGACCCGGATGTGGGACGACGACTTCTCCCTGGTGCTCGAGCGCAAGCTGGGCGAGGAACCGGCCAAGGAGCTGTTCCAGCGGTACACCGCGGCTTTCCCGGACAGCTACAAGGACGGCCACACGCCGTACGAAGCGGTCCAGGACATCGCCAAGCTGGAGCTGCTGGAGGAGTCCGGCCAGCTGGAGATGCATCTCTACCGCAAGCGGCGGCTCAACCGGGAGGGCTGCGCCGAGCCCGACGACACCGACGTACGTTTCAAGGTCTTCCGGTACGGCGAGCCGATGATGCTCTCCGCGGTGCTCCCGGTGCTGCACTCGCTCGGCGTCCGGGTCGTGGACGAAAGACCCTACGAGGTACGCCGCCAGGACGGCACGGTCTACCTGTACGACTTCGGTCTGCTGCCACCGGAGTCGCACCCGGAGCTCGCCGAGGTCCGCCCGCAGGTGGAGAACGCGTTCGCGGCGGCCTGGCAGAACGAGGCCGAGGTCGACGGGTTCAACGAGCTGGTGCTGCGGGCCGGGCTCACCTGGCGGCAGGTGGTCGTGCTGCGGGCGTATGCGAAGTATCAGCGGCAGACCGGTGCGGTGTTCTCGCAGCGCTATGTGGAGTCGACGTTCATCGCCTACCCGGAGATCGCCCGGCTGCTGCTGCGGCTGTTCGAGACGCGGTTCTCGCCGCGGCTGCAGATCGGCGAGCAGGAACGCGCCCGCCGCGCCGACGACCTGGTCGAGCAGATCGGCACCCTGCTGGACGGCGTGGACAGCCTCGACCAGGACCGCATCCTGCGCTCCTACCTGACGCTGATCAACGCCACCCTGCGCACGAGCTTCTTCCAGCGTGGTGGCGATGCGCGGCCCAAGTCGTACGTGGCCTTCAAGCTGGACCCGACGGCCATCCCGGACCTGCCGCAGCCGCGCCCGAAGTTCGAGATATTCGTGTATTCGCCGCGGTTCGAGGGCGTGCACCTGCGCTTCGGTGCCGTCGCCCGCGGTGGGCTGCGCTGGTCCGACCGGCGTGAGGACTTCCGCACCGAGGTGCTGGGCCTGGTCAAGGCGCAGATGGTGAAGAACGCCGTGATCGTGCCGGTGGGCGCCAAGGGCGGCTTCGTGCTCAAGCAGAAGCCGGGCGACCGGGACGAGGCGGTCGAGTGCTACAAGCTGTTCATCAGCGCGCTGCTCGACGTCACCGACAACATTCTCAGCGGCAAGATCGTGCCGCCCGGCGACGTGGTGCGGCACGACGGCGACGACCCCTACCTCGTGGTGGCCGCCGACAAGGGCACCGCGACGTTCTCCGACATCGCCAACGAGATCTCGGTGCGCCGTGAGTTCTGGATGGGCGACGCCTTCGCCTCCGGTGGCTCGGCCGGCTACGACCACAAGAAGATGGGCATCACCGCCCGCGGCGCCTGGGAATCGGTCAAGAAGCACTTCCGCGACCTGGGCACCGACACGCAGAGCCAGGACTTCACCGTGGTCGGCGTCGGTGACATGTCCGGTGACGTGTTCGGCAACGGCATGCTGCTGTCCGAGCACATCCGGCTGGTGGCCGCGTTCGACCACCGGCACATCTTCCTCGACCCCGAACCGGATGCGGCCACGTCCTACGCCGAGCGCCGCCGCCTGTTCGACCTGCCACGCTCGTCGTGGGCCGACTACGACACCGCGCTGATCAGCGCGGGTGGCGGGGTGTATCCGCGCTCGGCCAAGTCCATCCCGGTCAGCCCGCAGATCCGGGCGGCGCTCGGCCTGGGCGACGCCACCGCGGTCAGCCCGGCCGAGCTGATGCGCGCGATCCTCGCCGCGCCGGTCGACCTGCTGTGGAACGGCGGTATCGGCACCTACGTCAAGGCAGCCGGCGAGACCCACGCCGACGTCGGCGACAAGGCCAACGACGCGATCCGGGTCAACGGCCGGGACGTGCGCGCCAAGGTGGTCGGCGAGGGCGGCAACCTCGGGCTCACCCAGCGCGGCCGGATCGAGTACGCCCGCGGCGGCGGCCCGGTCGACGCCTCGGGCAACCCGGCCGGGGGCCGGGTGTTCACCGACTTCATCGACAACTCGGCCGGGGTGGACTGCTCCGACCACGAGGTGAACATCAAGATCCTGCTCGGCGGCGCGGTCACCGACGGGGAGCTGTCCCTGCCCGAACGCGACGAGCTGCTGGCGGCGATGACCGACGAGGTCGCGGCGCTGGTGCTGCGGGACAACTACGAGCAGGCCACGGCGCTCGGCAATGCCCGCCAGCAGGCGCATTCCCTGCTGCCCGTGCACCGCCGCATGCTCGTCTCGCTCGAACAGTCCGGCCAGCTCAACCGCGAGCTGGAGGCCCTGCCCACCGACAAGGAGCTGGCCGCCCGCTACGAGGCCGGCGAGGGGCTCACCCCGCCGGAGTTCGCGGTGCTGCTGGCGTACGTGAAGATCTCGCTCGAACGCCAGGTGCTCGCCGACCCGATCGTCGACGAGGAGTGGACGCACGACGTCCTCGCCCGCTACTTCCCGACGCCGCTGCGCGACCGGTTCGCCGCCCGGATGTCCGGGCACCGGCTGCGCCGCGAGATCATCTCGACCACCCTGGTCAACGAGGTGGTCAACCGCGGCGGTACCTCCTTCGTGTTCCGCGCGATGGAGGAGAGCGGTGCTTCGGCGGCCGACGTGATCCGGGCGTACGTGGTGGTCCGCGAGGTCTATGGGCTCGCCGACCTGTGGCGTGCGGCCGAGCAGCTCGACAACAAGGTCCCCACGTTCGCCCAGACGCTGGTGTACCTGGAGACCCGCCGGTTGCTCGACCGCGCGGTGCGCTGGCTGGTCAGCAACCGCCGCTCCCCGCTCGACGTGGCCGGCGAGATCGACCGGCTGCGCGCGGGCGTGGCCGGCCTGCTCTCCGACCTGCCCACCGTCGTTCAGGGCACGGAACGCCGGTCCCTCGAGGCCCACGTCGACATGCTCGTCGGTAACGGCGTCCCCGAAGGCCTGGCCCGCGGTGTGGCCCGGGTCGTCTACGGCTTCGGCATGCTCGACATCCTGGAGACGGCCAAGTCCACCGGCCTGCCGGCCACCGAGGTCGCCGACGTCTACTTCGTCATCTCCGAACGTTTCAACATCGACGTCCTCCTCTCGCACATCTCCCGCCTCCCGCGGGGTGACCGCTGGCAGACCCTGGCCCGCATGGCGCTGCGCTACGACCTCTATTCCGCCCTGGCGGGCCTGACGGCGGAGGTCTTGCAGTCGACCTCGCCGGGCGGCACCCCCGAGGACCGGGTGTCGGAGTGGGAACAGGTGAACGCCGCCTCCATCGCCCGCGCGGGCAACGCCATGGGCGACGTGGCGGAAACCCCGGTCGACCTCGCCGCCCTGTCCGTCCTGCTCCGCCAGATCCGCACCTTGGTCAAGACCTCGGCGGCTGGCTGA